One segment of Natronosalvus halobius DNA contains the following:
- a CDS encoding sodium:calcium antiporter, whose protein sequence is MNRRVLLALSAAFALTLPWVVVGGATTILPWLTSQVGLGYQAPSVLATLSTLETVFVTGLAVLGSAFLLAWAAETAEKDVPQAFAIAVLAVLAVAPEYAVDALYAWNAGTPRGAEAGNLAVANMTGANRILIGLGWAGVALFTIYRAGASVDPAVRNRRGILSDSVVLDREIGLEVVFLLLATLWAFLVPLNGGIDILDMVVLVGLYACYIAVIIRGDVEPDMDHVGVPAYLQHLPKRLRIATVFGLFVYSGTMIFTAVEPFAHGLEFLGEGIGIPSFFMIQWIAPLASEAPELIVVVYLVNKARSTAGFNALISSKLNQWTLLIGTLVVVHSIALGHYGVLAFDFKQEAEIWLTAAQSFFAVSLLIRFEISVTEALTLLVLFLSQVLLEFIIIRDFVTLPVSSTELLLAYTIVYVVLGVTLFVQRRREFWLLLRRTAGTIGDAMSPGDGRAHRADD, encoded by the coding sequence GGGGCAACGACCATCTTGCCCTGGCTGACGTCCCAGGTGGGACTCGGGTACCAGGCACCCTCCGTCCTTGCTACGCTCTCGACACTCGAAACCGTGTTCGTGACGGGACTCGCCGTCCTCGGCTCGGCGTTCCTCCTCGCTTGGGCAGCCGAAACCGCCGAGAAGGACGTCCCGCAGGCGTTCGCGATTGCGGTCCTCGCCGTCCTGGCGGTGGCGCCCGAGTACGCCGTCGACGCGCTCTACGCGTGGAACGCGGGAACCCCGCGGGGCGCCGAAGCCGGGAATCTCGCCGTCGCCAACATGACCGGCGCGAACCGCATCCTCATCGGCCTCGGCTGGGCCGGCGTCGCGCTCTTTACGATCTATCGGGCGGGGGCGTCCGTCGATCCAGCGGTGCGAAACCGACGTGGCATCCTCTCCGATTCGGTCGTTCTCGACCGCGAGATCGGCCTCGAGGTCGTCTTCCTCCTGCTGGCCACCCTGTGGGCATTCCTCGTGCCGCTAAACGGCGGTATCGATATTCTGGACATGGTTGTCCTGGTCGGTCTGTACGCCTGTTACATCGCGGTAATCATCCGCGGCGATGTCGAACCCGACATGGACCACGTCGGCGTTCCGGCATACCTCCAGCACCTCCCGAAGCGGCTCCGGATAGCTACCGTGTTTGGGCTGTTCGTGTACTCCGGGACGATGATCTTCACGGCTGTCGAACCCTTCGCTCACGGCCTCGAGTTCCTGGGCGAGGGAATCGGTATCCCCTCGTTCTTCATGATCCAGTGGATCGCCCCGCTGGCTTCGGAGGCACCGGAGCTCATCGTCGTCGTTTACCTGGTGAACAAGGCGCGCTCGACGGCGGGGTTCAACGCGCTCATCTCCTCGAAGCTCAACCAGTGGACGCTGCTCATTGGGACGCTCGTGGTCGTCCACTCGATCGCGCTGGGGCACTACGGCGTGCTCGCATTTGACTTCAAGCAGGAGGCCGAAATCTGGCTCACCGCCGCCCAGTCGTTCTTCGCCGTCTCGCTGCTAATCCGGTTCGAAATCTCCGTGACGGAGGCGCTGACGCTGCTCGTGTTGTTTCTCTCGCAGGTACTGCTCGAGTTTATCATCATCCGGGATTTCGTGACGCTCCCCGTCTCGAGTACCGAACTCCTGCTGGCGTACACCATCGTCTACGTCGTTCTCGGGGTGACGTTGTTCGTCCAGCGCCGTCGAGAATTTTGGCTCCTCCTCCGTCGGACTGCGGGCACGATCGGCGACGCGATGTCCCCCGGTGACGGCCGCGCTCACCGCGCCGACGACTGA
- a CDS encoding NUDIX domain-containing protein — protein sequence MGTRSPTYVHKSCAYITRDEAELLAFESPEHDGLQIPKGTIEPGESPRAAVFREIVEESGLSAVSSTSHVASDVWNRYESPPKYYVRHFFHATVHDAPDEFTHVVTGEGEEVGVEFEYSWIDLREPHSFALDLDDYLYLLEGAPDQLTAVGTAAD from the coding sequence ATGGGCACTCGATCACCGACGTACGTTCACAAATCGTGTGCGTACATCACTCGAGACGAAGCGGAGCTACTGGCGTTCGAGAGCCCCGAGCACGACGGACTGCAGATTCCGAAGGGGACGATCGAACCCGGCGAGTCACCTCGAGCGGCCGTCTTTCGCGAAATCGTAGAGGAGAGCGGCCTCAGCGCGGTTAGCTCGACCAGCCACGTCGCCAGCGACGTCTGGAACCGGTACGAGTCCCCGCCGAAGTACTACGTCAGACACTTCTTCCACGCGACGGTCCACGACGCCCCCGACGAATTCACCCACGTCGTCACCGGCGAGGGCGAAGAGGTCGGCGTCGAGTTCGAGTACTCCTGGATCGACCTCCGAGAGCCACACTCGTTCGCGCTCGACCTGGACGACTACCTCTACTTACTCGAGGGGGCCCCGGACCAGCTGACCGCCGTCGGTACCGCTGCCGACTGA
- a CDS encoding amphi-Trp domain-containing protein, whose protein sequence is MTADEPDSERTVIRTGRSFEQAYRLDANELGAFLISLGEQLQAGDELTISDDEWELPFAFGEPIELEIDFDGVGDPELEIELELPGRTDETAPRVE, encoded by the coding sequence ATGACGGCCGACGAACCCGACTCCGAGCGAACGGTGATCCGTACCGGTCGATCGTTCGAACAGGCGTACCGTCTCGACGCGAACGAGCTCGGCGCCTTCCTCATCTCCCTGGGCGAACAACTCCAGGCGGGTGACGAACTCACGATCAGCGACGACGAGTGGGAGCTCCCCTTCGCGTTCGGCGAACCGATCGAGCTGGAGATAGACTTCGACGGGGTGGGCGACCCGGAACTCGAGATCGAACTCGAGCTTCCAGGACGGACCGACGAAACTGCGCCGCGGGTCGAGTGA
- a CDS encoding DUF2085 domain-containing protein, producing MGIDRAELRKGLAETRRFLLAHHLPSERHRCYSPVVFGRQVDVCARCLGIYPSIVAGILAYLFAPLPANRILFVAILPAPALLDWSVTTFRETRGTNAFRTLTGALLGFGYGLGLSLLIFESVLTVLVIGLAYGLLAGLLLSYSLRRSD from the coding sequence ATGGGGATCGATCGGGCGGAACTCCGGAAAGGGTTAGCCGAAACTCGGCGGTTCTTGCTCGCCCACCACCTGCCTTCGGAACGACACCGGTGTTACTCGCCGGTCGTCTTCGGTCGCCAGGTGGACGTCTGTGCCCGATGCCTGGGCATCTACCCGAGCATCGTCGCCGGCATTCTCGCATATCTGTTCGCTCCGTTGCCGGCAAACCGGATACTTTTCGTAGCTATCCTGCCCGCACCCGCACTCCTCGACTGGTCGGTGACGACCTTTCGAGAGACCCGCGGGACGAACGCCTTTCGAACGCTGACCGGCGCGCTGCTCGGCTTTGGCTACGGACTGGGTCTCTCGCTCCTGATTTTCGAGTCGGTGCTGACGGTGCTTGTCATCGGTCTCGCCTATGGGCTCCTCGCTGGCCTCTTGCTTTCGTACTCGCTTCGTCGGTCCGACTGA
- a CDS encoding TM2 domain-containing protein, translating to MKHCINCGDEIDDQASVCPSCGVNQSISLEGGHGERGANEKYCVDCGSLITKQAELCPECGTRQPASSGGSSNSDKIAAGVLALLLGGIGAHKFYQGNMKLGVLYLCFFWTGIPPILGLIEGILMLIADDAEYEEKWADGSLLGR from the coding sequence ATGAAGCATTGCATCAACTGCGGCGACGAAATCGACGATCAGGCGTCGGTCTGTCCCAGCTGCGGCGTCAACCAGTCGATCTCGCTCGAAGGAGGCCACGGTGAACGTGGCGCGAACGAGAAGTACTGCGTCGACTGTGGCTCACTCATCACCAAGCAGGCGGAACTGTGTCCGGAGTGTGGCACTCGTCAGCCCGCTTCAAGCGGTGGATCGTCCAATTCGGACAAGATCGCTGCTGGCGTCCTGGCGCTGTTGCTCGGCGGAATCGGCGCCCACAAGTTTTACCAGGGGAACATGAAACTCGGCGTATTGTACCTGTGTTTCTTCTGGACAGGGATCCCACCGATTCTCGGATTGATCGAGGGCATTCTCATGCTGATAGCCGACGACGCCGAGTACGAGGAGAAGTGGGCCGACGGCAGTCTGCTGGGTCGATAA
- a CDS encoding DUF2270 domain-containing protein → MSPSSDDATDTGDTQERDDDAAIGSDLQRDRTTISSVLGDTYRGEVARETTWRSRLDQTTTWSVTIMAAILTWAFSSTDNPHYIILIAGLVVTMFLLIEARRYRDYDVYRARVRLMQQNLLAATLDPDAPVDNPDWRVELSDDYRRPTVKVSMLEALANRLRRIYLALFSVLVLAWAFRITAFVPSDAWLESASIALVPGEVVVAVCALWYLAAVAIVLWPRERQAKGEFREGEHGEWKSGQ, encoded by the coding sequence ATGTCACCCTCGAGCGACGACGCGACCGACACCGGCGATACCCAGGAACGAGACGACGACGCGGCGATCGGAAGCGACCTCCAACGGGATCGGACGACCATCAGTTCGGTGTTGGGGGACACCTATCGCGGGGAGGTCGCCAGGGAAACGACCTGGCGCTCACGCCTCGATCAGACGACGACCTGGAGCGTCACCATCATGGCGGCCATCCTGACCTGGGCGTTTTCGAGTACGGACAATCCACACTACATTATTTTGATCGCGGGTCTGGTAGTCACGATGTTTTTGCTCATCGAAGCCAGACGCTACCGAGATTACGACGTATACCGCGCTCGCGTCCGCCTCATGCAACAGAACCTGCTAGCGGCGACGCTCGATCCCGACGCGCCCGTCGACAACCCTGACTGGCGTGTCGAGTTGAGCGACGATTATCGCCGGCCGACGGTGAAAGTGTCTATGCTCGAGGCGCTCGCGAACCGACTTCGCCGAATCTACCTGGCGCTGTTCTCCGTGCTGGTGCTGGCGTGGGCCTTTCGGATCACGGCGTTCGTCCCGAGCGACGCCTGGCTCGAGTCGGCGTCGATCGCACTCGTCCCTGGCGAAGTGGTCGTCGCCGTCTGTGCCCTCTGGTACCTGGCCGCCGTCGCCATCGTCCTCTGGCCGCGCGAGCGGCAGGCGAAAGGGGAGTTTCGTGAGGGCGAGCACGGCGAGTGGAAGTCCGGACAGTAA
- a CDS encoding pyridoxamine 5'-phosphate oxidase family protein: MQGLRWVQLGGEDLDSFLDRGGTGVLSFGTTAEEPPFSIPVSYGYYADEGHFYFQLSFPEGHSGGKAAVLDRPVSFVVYAETDDGWHSVVATGSLEEISDEPYESAAVQGMWAVQIPAVDIFERPPDDVTFRDFRLVPDRVTGRKEVETGE, translated from the coding sequence ATGCAAGGGCTCCGCTGGGTACAACTCGGTGGCGAGGACCTGGATTCGTTTCTCGACCGAGGCGGGACCGGCGTTCTTTCGTTCGGAACGACCGCCGAGGAACCGCCGTTCTCGATTCCGGTTTCCTACGGCTACTACGCGGACGAGGGTCACTTCTACTTCCAGCTGTCGTTCCCGGAAGGGCACAGCGGTGGCAAAGCGGCGGTCCTCGACCGACCGGTCTCGTTCGTCGTCTACGCGGAGACCGACGACGGCTGGCACAGCGTCGTCGCGACCGGATCGCTCGAGGAGATCTCGGACGAGCCGTACGAATCGGCGGCGGTCCAGGGGATGTGGGCGGTCCAGATTCCGGCCGTCGACATCTTCGAGCGACCGCCCGACGACGTGACGTTTCGCGACTTTCGGCTTGTTCCGGACCGGGTCACCGGCCGGAAAGAAGTCGAGACGGGGGAGTGA
- a CDS encoding cupredoxin domain-containing protein — MDARGPYSERTECAHDRRELLRSLALALAALAVPQSVNAQEDDGADNETEDGDESGAQGTDDEEGSENETQEADDEEGDQDGDDGTAGEFVTVELVDYAYEPGTDSPLEIPPGTLVEFVWITDNHNVAVDSQPDDASWDGYDPIENTGFEYEFTFETEGEYEFHCDPHLSLGMVGTITVDPEASVGGDDGGGLPSVVPGPAVTLLVATLTSLVVVMTLVYAFLKYGSDPNE; from the coding sequence ATGGATGCTCGAGGACCGTATTCCGAACGGACAGAGTGCGCCCACGACAGACGCGAGTTGCTTCGCTCGCTCGCGCTCGCACTGGCGGCCCTGGCAGTGCCGCAGTCTGTCAACGCACAGGAGGACGATGGTGCGGACAACGAAACCGAGGACGGCGACGAGAGCGGCGCACAGGGAACGGACGATGAAGAAGGAAGCGAGAACGAAACACAGGAAGCGGACGACGAGGAGGGCGACCAGGACGGTGACGACGGGACGGCTGGCGAATTCGTAACCGTCGAACTCGTCGACTACGCGTACGAACCCGGGACCGACAGTCCGCTCGAGATTCCGCCCGGCACGCTCGTGGAGTTCGTCTGGATCACCGACAATCACAACGTCGCCGTCGACAGCCAACCCGACGACGCCAGTTGGGACGGATACGACCCGATCGAGAACACCGGCTTCGAGTACGAATTCACGTTCGAGACAGAAGGCGAGTACGAGTTCCACTGCGACCCGCACCTCAGTCTCGGCATGGTCGGCACGATTACCGTCGATCCGGAAGCGTCGGTCGGCGGCGATGACGGTGGGGGCCTCCCGTCTGTCGTCCCCGGACCGGCCGTGACGCTCCTGGTCGCGACCCTCACGTCGCTCGTCGTCGTCATGACGCTGGTCTACGCGTTTTTGAAATACGGGAGCGACCCGAACGAATGA